The following coding sequences are from one Microtus pennsylvanicus isolate mMicPen1 chromosome 1, mMicPen1.hap1, whole genome shotgun sequence window:
- the LOC142833430 gene encoding olfactory receptor 9G4-like: MEMDNRTILTEFILLGFSEDPHLQLILFGIFLTIYVMTLSGNMTLIILIRIDSRLHTPMYFFIGGLSFLDFWYNSVYIPKILVNCISEDKRISLAGCGAQFFFSCVAAYTECYLLAAMAYDRHTAICSPLLYSSIMSTSLCTGLVAGSYVGGFLNAIAHTANTFRLSFCGKNIIDHFFCDVLPLVKMSCTDTRVYVKILSSMVGFTVLSSILAILISYFNILLAILRIRSASGRRKAFSTCASHLVSVTLFYGSLLFMYSRPSSNYSLERDKVAAMFYTIINPLLNPFIYSLRNKDVKEAFKKLIQHIQQRA; this comes from the coding sequence ATGGAGATGGACAATCGCACCATCCTTACTGAATTCATCCTCCTGGGCTTCTCAGAAGACCCCCATCTACAGTTGATTCTATTTGGAATATTTCTAACCATCTATGTGATGACCTTGTCAGGAAATATGACCTTGATTATCCTAATTCGTATTGATTCCAGGCTACATACACCCATGTACTTTTTCATAGGGGGTCTCTCTTTTTTGGATTTCTGGTATAATTCTGTGTATATACCTAAAATCTTGGTCAATTGTATCTCAGAAGATAAGCGTATCTCCTTGGCTGGCTGTGGggctcagtttttcttttcctgtgtagCAGCCTATACTGAGTGCTACCTGCTGGcagccatggcctatgaccgccACACTGCAATTTGTAGCCCATTGCTTTATTCAAGTATCATGTCAACTTCTCTCTGTACTGGGCTGGTGGCTGGATCCTATGTTGGAGGGTTTTTGAATGCCATAGCCCATACTGCCAACACATTCAGGTTAAGTTTCTGTGGTAAAAATATTATTGATCACTTTTTCTGTGATGTGCTTCCATTGGTAAAAATGTCCTGCACAGACACTCGTGTCTATGTGAAAATTCTCTCTAGTATGGTGGGCTTCACCGTGCTCTCCAGCATTCTTGCCATCCTCATTTCTTATTTCAACATCCTCCTGGCTATCTTGAGGATCCGCTCAGCCTCAGGAAGACGCAAGGCATTCTCCACCTGTGCCTCTCACCTGGTCTCCGTCACCCTCTTCTATGGCTCCTTGCTCTTCATGTATTCAAGGCCTAGTTCCAACTACTCCCTGGAGAGAGACAAAGTGGCTGCCATGTTCTACACTATCATCAATCCATTACTCAACCCCTTCATCTATAGTCTGAGAAACAAAGATGTTAAAGAAGCCTTTAAGAAATTGATACAGCATATCCAACAACGAGCATGA